One genomic segment of Intestinimonas butyriciproducens includes these proteins:
- a CDS encoding sodium-dependent transporter, producing MQHKHGGTFTSSMGAILAAVGSAVGMGNIWLFPYRVGQYGGGAFLIPYFLFVALFSYVGLSGEFAFGRLTGTGARGSFDYALKTRGLRGGAALGVLPLLGVLGIAIGYSVVVGWVLNYAVGSLTGAVLAGDPDGYFSALAVSFGSVPWHLLVIAATVLILILGVAGGIEKISKFMMPVFYVLFLIIAVRVAFLPGAVEGYRYLLEPDWSYLLRFDTWVMAMGQAFFSLSINGAGMLIYGSYMKKSEDIIHQSVMTAMLDTAAALLAGFAILPAVFAFGIAPESGPPLMFITLPRVFQQMPGGRFFSVLFFVSVLFAGITSLINMLEAVSESLGRGARLSRTLSVLIVGSVTFAVGVFLEALPSMGAWMDAVTIYIAPFGAVLAAVILYWVLGLPAVKAELALGRKRPLGRGFDFLSKYVYVILTAVVLVCGILYGGIG from the coding sequence ATGCAGCACAAGCACGGAGGCACCTTTACAAGCTCCATGGGAGCGATCCTGGCGGCGGTGGGCTCCGCCGTGGGGATGGGCAACATCTGGCTCTTCCCCTACCGGGTGGGCCAGTACGGCGGCGGTGCGTTTCTGATCCCCTACTTCCTCTTCGTGGCGCTCTTCTCCTATGTGGGCCTCTCCGGGGAGTTTGCCTTCGGGCGGCTCACCGGCACCGGGGCCCGGGGCTCCTTTGACTATGCGCTCAAGACCCGCGGCCTCCGGGGCGGCGCCGCGCTGGGGGTCCTTCCCCTCCTGGGCGTGCTGGGCATCGCCATCGGCTACTCGGTGGTGGTGGGCTGGGTCCTCAACTACGCCGTGGGCTCCCTCACCGGGGCGGTCCTGGCCGGGGACCCGGACGGCTATTTTTCCGCCCTGGCGGTGTCCTTCGGCTCGGTGCCCTGGCACCTTCTGGTCATCGCCGCCACCGTGCTCATCCTCATTCTGGGAGTGGCCGGCGGCATTGAAAAAATCAGCAAATTCATGATGCCCGTCTTCTATGTCCTCTTTCTCATCATCGCCGTGCGGGTGGCCTTCCTGCCCGGCGCAGTGGAGGGCTACCGCTACCTGCTGGAACCGGACTGGTCCTATCTGCTGCGCTTCGACACCTGGGTCATGGCCATGGGGCAGGCCTTTTTCAGCCTGTCCATCAACGGCGCGGGCATGCTCATCTACGGCAGCTATATGAAGAAGTCGGAGGACATCATCCACCAGTCCGTCATGACCGCCATGCTGGACACCGCCGCCGCCCTCCTGGCCGGCTTCGCCATTCTCCCGGCCGTCTTTGCCTTCGGCATCGCCCCGGAGAGCGGCCCTCCCCTCATGTTCATCACCCTGCCCCGCGTCTTCCAGCAGATGCCCGGCGGGCGCTTTTTCTCCGTTTTGTTCTTTGTCTCGGTCCTCTTCGCCGGCATCACCTCCCTCATCAACATGCTGGAGGCGGTCAGCGAATCCCTGGGCCGGGGCGCCCGGCTCTCCCGCACCCTCTCGGTCCTCATCGTGGGGAGCGTCACCTTCGCCGTGGGCGTCTTTCTGGAGGCCCTCCCCTCCATGGGGGCCTGGATGGACGCCGTCACCATCTATATCGCCCCCTTCGGGGCCGTGCTGGCGGCGGTGATTCTCTATTGGGTGCTGGGCCTCCCGGCGGTCAAGGCCGAGCTGGCCCTGGGGCGGAAGCGTCCGCTGGGGCGGGGCTTCGACTTTTTGTCCAAATACGTCTATGTGATCCTCACCGCCGTGGTGCTGGTCTGCGGCATCCTCTACGGCGGGATCGGATAA
- a CDS encoding P1 family peptidase, translating into MFQMRAQDFGIRVGSLPRGPRNKITDVPGVLVGHATVDTPTHKTGVTVILPGPQNPFTHKLPAGVCPFNGFGKTAGLLQLQELGTLETPIALTNTLNVGLVHDAMVEYMLSRCEAEGVVLRSVNPLVCECNDSTLNHIGERAVGREHVFSALASACQDFAEGDVGGGKGMICHGLKGGIGSASRVLAFDGKTYTIGILVQSNHGVLSDLTVSGVNIGAGLARTLETRAADQGSIIAVLATDLPLDARQLARVARRVSVGLARLGSHIGHGSGEVFVAFSTANPFDFRAENAVRMTTAFHEELLDLPFRAAAECAEEAVLNSMLTAHTVTGWQGNTVYALPELWRPGV; encoded by the coding sequence ATGTTCCAGATGCGCGCACAGGACTTCGGCATCCGGGTGGGCTCTCTGCCCAGGGGCCCCCGGAACAAGATCACCGACGTGCCCGGCGTACTGGTGGGCCACGCCACGGTGGACACCCCCACGCACAAGACCGGGGTCACCGTGATCCTGCCCGGTCCCCAGAACCCCTTTACCCATAAGCTCCCCGCCGGCGTCTGCCCCTTCAACGGCTTCGGCAAGACGGCGGGGCTCCTGCAGCTCCAGGAGCTGGGCACCCTGGAGACCCCCATCGCCCTCACCAACACCCTCAACGTGGGTCTGGTCCACGACGCCATGGTGGAGTACATGCTCTCCCGCTGTGAGGCCGAGGGGGTGGTGCTCCGGTCCGTGAACCCCCTGGTGTGCGAGTGCAACGACTCCACCCTCAACCACATCGGGGAGCGGGCGGTGGGCCGGGAACATGTCTTTTCCGCCTTGGCCTCCGCCTGCCAGGACTTTGCCGAGGGCGACGTGGGCGGCGGCAAGGGCATGATCTGCCACGGTCTCAAGGGCGGCATCGGCTCGGCCTCCCGGGTCCTGGCGTTCGACGGAAAAACCTATACCATTGGTATTTTGGTGCAGTCAAATCACGGTGTGTTGTCAGATCTGACCGTCTCCGGCGTCAACATCGGCGCCGGGCTGGCCCGGACGCTGGAGACCCGGGCGGCGGATCAGGGCTCCATCATCGCCGTGCTGGCCACCGACCTGCCCCTGGACGCCCGGCAGCTTGCCCGGGTGGCCCGCCGGGTCTCGGTGGGCCTGGCCCGGCTGGGGTCCCACATCGGTCACGGCAGCGGCGAGGTCTTTGTAGCCTTCTCCACCGCCAATCCCTTCGATTTCCGCGCGGAAAACGCCGTGCGCATGACGACGGCCTTCCACGAGGAGCTGCTGGACCTCCCCTTCCGGGCGGCGGCGGAGTGCGCGGAGGAGGCGGTGCTCAACTCTATGCTCACCGCCCACACCGTCACGGGCTGGCAGGGGAATACGGTTTACGCGCTGCCCGAGCTCTGGCGCCCGGGCGTCTGA
- a CDS encoding pyridoxamine 5'-phosphate oxidase family protein: MFREMRRRKQALSLESCVEVLRKGTSGVLAVSGDDGYPYAVPLSYVYDDGRLFFHCAPSGHKLDAIAGNEKASFCVIDQDHVVPEEYTTYYRSVIAFGRARVLEDEGEKRAALEKLAERYSPRQEEGRRAEIDKLFQRVCMVELAVEHMSGKEAIELVTEKER; this comes from the coding sequence ATGTTCAGAGAAATGCGCCGCAGGAAACAGGCTCTGTCCCTGGAGAGCTGTGTGGAGGTCCTCCGGAAGGGGACCTCCGGGGTGCTGGCGGTGTCCGGTGACGACGGATACCCCTATGCCGTACCCCTGAGCTACGTCTATGACGACGGCAGGCTGTTTTTCCACTGCGCCCCCTCCGGGCACAAGCTGGACGCCATCGCGGGAAATGAAAAGGCGTCCTTCTGCGTGATTGACCAGGACCATGTGGTGCCGGAGGAGTACACCACCTACTACCGGAGCGTTATCGCGTTCGGAAGAGCCAGGGTTCTGGAGGACGAGGGGGAGAAGCGCGCCGCCCTGGAAAAGCTGGCGGAACGGTACTCCCCCCGGCAGGAAGAGGGCCGCAGGGCGGAGATCGACAAGCTCTTTCAGCGGGTGTGCATGGTGGAGCTGGCCGTGGAGCACATGTCCGGCAAGGAGGCCATAGAGCTGGTCACGGAAAAAGAGCGGTAA